From the genome of Ptychodera flava strain L36383 chromosome 3 unlocalized genomic scaffold, AS_Pfla_20210202 Scaffold_27__1_contigs__length_13241970_pilon, whole genome shotgun sequence:
GAGTTGCAGGACCACATATTACAAGGGTGTTGTCCGCGGATATATTCTCAGAAATGGGCGACAGTATTAATTTACCGTGCGAATATAAAAAACCACAAACAGCATACTCCAGGACCACTATCGACTGGAGGAAGGAATCACCAGACAGCTTTAGTCTTACCCTATTGACGATCATCGATTTCATTGTCGATGGTGTTGTTAATCGTAGATACAGCGCCAAAGAAGACGGTTCATTAATAATACGCAACGTCACTTGTGAAGACACGGGATCATACAAGTGTATAGTGGCCTTTCGGTTGAATGAACCAATCGACGGTATTGGTTATCATACTGAAGTGAACAAAGTCAATCTAACGGTTAAATGTGAGTATTCTGCAATCAAGTTTTCAAAGCGGCAAGAACCCTAacttttgatacttttttcaaTGTCCACCATGATTTCTTCAGTGTTATACTCCCCAaaacatgttgatatacacaataTTCGGCTTGTTGAATCAGCCTTTACATGTACTACGTCGTTATTGTTCACAAGTGAAGTTTGGTCGggattagaattcaaatataaacaaaactaGTGCATTATACACATAAGGACGCTATGTTGACAGGCTGAACATTTGATGTTTCAATATCCTTGTGGGAGTAGAATAAAGAATTACAactgacaaacaaaaataaagtaataaaaaagtcatcaaaagctACCATAAATTAACGGTTTGCGAGATGTGTCCTTTAGAAATATTGAGCGGagtgggataattggatgatgaagtaaggTCTTTAAAATGTAAGCAAATGTAAGCtattctgcttttctttttacgttacacacttattttaatgagtaatttgtaatgttgagTAGGGCACTAAcggttttgagaaatttgaaaaaaatgaagacCCAActttcccaaaatagttccaatcgtgttcgcgGTGTGACATTGTGAACGGTTTGAGTAGAGTGTGTGTAGACTGATAGAATAGCAATAAAATCGTGGTAAATCTGAATGCGATAAATTAGGACGTAAGTAGATACATTAAAGTGATCTCTGTTTTCCTACGGATTGTTTTAGCGTCTATTCGAGGGGTCAGCGTTTATCCGAAACTAGAGATTGGAAATGGCGTGGCAACGAGAAAAAAAGGCGATTCGACACTTGTTTGCAGGGCAGAAAACAGCGTACGGCCAGCAGCTGACGCCTTACATTGGACGTTTGACTACGATAAACATACTCGTCACAAGATTACTTATTTCGATGAACACCGTACGGATGGGAAGATGGACGTCTCCAGTGTGTTGACTTTAAAGCCACCACGTCATGTCCCATATTGGTACAACGTCTCGTGTTCGGTTATTGAGGACACATGTAGCATTTTGACCTCATCATTACTTGTGTACTTGGAACCCAGACAGGGTAAGATTCAAAgtcaaataatatatatatatatatatatatatatatatatatatatatatatatatatatatatattacggcCGATACAATATTTGTAATCGCATTTTCTGTTCTTAACGATATCCATGATGATATTGCTGACCATTGTCCGCCTCTCTGTCTTTTTTCACTAGATCGTCGGATTAAGAAAGGGAGGAAACTAGGAAGAATTGGAAGGGAAAAGAACAAGAAACGAAAGAACTTCAAGAAGTTAAGGAAAGAGAAACGACGACTACTCAAACAGCATGAACGAcgaaatgaaatacaaaacctAGCACAGAATGAGAATGAGTGACCTTCTTCTCGACcagaaatgaaatttcattgaTCATGAATTGATCCACCAGATTGTCTTCACTTCTGGTGTAGAGTAACTTTGTATAACACTAACCTCAAGCCATCCCTCCTCTAACCTCTTTCGCATATTTTcgcaattttcaacattcagcCCCAGCAAAAGCGGCGAAAGTGTTTGGATTTACGCAGTACTGTTACAGGTATCAGTGAAATTATTCTCCTCAAGACGACGCATCATCGTCATCATGTCGTACAAAGAGTGCACATTCCATCATACAGCGGTGAACAAAAGACAAGGaagtgtcattttgttttggcaCTAGCTGGCGAGGGGAAGTGTAATTGAAACTGTCGGCATTTAGTCTACCGTGGTGTTTATCACAGGCTGAGAATAACATAAATTAGTTTAGAAAAAATATCCTTATCAGATACATGCCAAGCCTCTATAAAAAGCTTAATGGCAGATAAGCCCAAATCACAGCGTTTAAACAAAATGTTTCCCCGTACCGTTGATACGATGTATAGTGCAGATAGAGAAATGTACCATAACTCACTTCCAGCTTTAGCAATGGCGATGATAAAGACAAAAAAGTGGACGATGATggtttaattttcaaaagcagggctcgaaattagcggtaatTCCGCATCCACGGACTACCTACTTTTCCCTGGCGCTACCAAAagccatgaaatggtagcccacacagactaccaaagcctgggacatgaaattacttggTTCGACATGAttttgatcgctgtgagatgaccgacgctgATAGAGTCAACCCAGccggacacagaaaggccagactatgaccttttcatggaaattgaaaggcgacagtgcagtcgaaTTTGCTGCGACAAACTTCCAATGAAATATCATGACTTATGTACTTTGATGACTGGCTCGGGAAATGTTggacaatgaaaattcattttcattgttatttaatcacaatgtatcaatcacaattaaaaacaaaattatacatAGCGTCCTCTGTACTAAACCCAACTCTCGACTTGGCCGTCTTCATATGATACGTGTCAATATGAGAATTATAAATTATTTCGACGAAAAAATCTTCATTCAaacatgggctaccagaccttgtcactgggctaccaatttcagaaaatggtagcccaatgggactaccaggcgAAAAAATTAATATCGAGCCCTGGAAAGGGAAGTATTGCAACATATTGACACTTGTGAACATTTCGAATTTTCTACTCAGGGAAATGTTggacaatgaaaattcattttcattgttatttaatcacaatgtatcaatcacaattaaaaacaaaattataaatagCGTCCTCTGTACTAAACCCAACTCTCGACTTGGCCGTCTTCATATGATACGTGTCAATATGAGAATTATAAAT
Proteins encoded in this window:
- the LOC139126495 gene encoding uncharacterized protein, translated to MWAKRFVCLFQVLVFGPHITRVLSADIFSEMGDSINLPCEYKKPQTAYSRTTIDWRKESPDSFSLTLLTIIDFIVDGVVNRRYSAKEDGSLIIRNVTCEDTGSYKCIVAFRLNEPIDGIGYHTEVNKVNLTVKSSIRGVSVYPKLEIGNGVATRKKGDSTLVCRAENSVRPAADALHWTFDYDKHTRHKITYFDEHRTDGKMDVSSVLTLKPPRHVPYWYNVSCSVIEDTCSILTSSLLVYLEPRQDRRIKKGRKLGRIGREKNKKRKNFKKLRKEKRRLLKQHERRNEIQNLAQNENE